DNA from Sulfitobacter albidus:
TGGCATGTGTGCTCCATTTACTATCAAGGCGCATTTCAAAGGCGGGGCAAGGATCTCTTGCGGCCCCACCACGAGAGACTGCGCGGTTCATATGCTGTGCAAGAGAGCGCCCGTATACACGGTTTGCGCGGGCGCGCAAGCGCGCAGGGCGATTGCCGCGGCACTGACGCCGATCCGCCATTGCGCTGCCCAAATCGACTGGCATCCTTGAGCACATGACACAGCACGCCACCGCATCCGCTTTCCCCGAGCTTGAGCCCCCACGTGAGCCGATTGCCTGCATCGCGCGCAGCGTCGACGGGGGGCGCGTGCTGATGTGCTGTGTGCTGCGGCTGGTGGCCATCGCGTTGCTGCTGGGCGCGGCGCTTGTCTGGCTGCGGCCGGGAAGCATCACCGATCCGCAAACGGGGCTCGCGACGCTTGTCCTGTCGATCCTGCTGGCCGGTGTCGCTGCGGGCCTGATGCAGTCGAGCGGCAAACCAGAGCCGCCGACAATCGAGATCGACGCGGCCCTTGCCGAGATCCGACTGCTGGGCAGGGGACGCCAACCGCAGGTTCTGGCGCATTTCCGGTTTGACGCTCTCGGCTGGGCGGAATGCAACGCGGCTTATTTCACCTTCTGGCGCCCCGATGGCGGGCTACTGGCCGAAGTAGCCGTCTCTGACCCCGCCGCGCGCGCCGCGCTTGAGCGCAGCCTGCGCGAGGCGGGGGCGCTGACCTGAGTGTTCGTTTTCGCGCACGAGATGTTGATCGCTGCGGGATTGAGAAACAGGTCGAGTGCACCACATTAAACCGCAGTCACACTCAACATGGAGCAACCCTTATGAAATCCCTTCTTCTCGGCGCCCTTCTGTCCGCCACCGCTGGCATGGCGCTTGCCGCTGATAAATACACGCTGGATTCCAGCCACAGCCAGGTGGTTTTCTCCTACAACCACCTTGGCTTCTCGACGACATACGGCATGTTTTCCGGGTTTGAAGGGGAGATCATGTTTGACGCCGAAAACCCCGAAGCGTCGTCGGTAAGTGTGTCGATGCCTACGAAATCAATGTTCACCGGCTGGGAACAGCGCGAGGCGCATTTCATGTCCGATGATTTCTTCGGCGCGACCGATGAGGACGTGATTACCTTCACCTCCACCGGCATCGAAGTCACCGGTGACAACACCGCAAAGATCACCGGCGATCTGACGATGAACGACGTGACCAAATCCGTAGTTTTGGATGCCACACTGAACCAGGCGGGTGACAATCCGATGGCGGGCAAACCATGGCTCGGATTCGACGCGACGACGACGCTGCTGCGCTCTGACTTCAACGTGGGCAAATTTGCACCGAACGTGAGCGACGAAGTTGAGGTGCAGATCTCGCTTGAGGCCGGCGCCGCCGAATAAGCGCTGCCACTGAAGATATGGGCCGCCGGGGAGAGATCCCTGGCGGCTTTTTCTTTACTCGGGCGCGGCGCGTGTGGCGGTCAGGTTGATGTCGACCGTCACGCCGAATTTGAGCGAGCTCTCGTCGGTCATGTTGTCCCCGATGCCAAAGTCGCGCCGGTCGAGGGTCGTTTGGGCCTGCATGCGCGCGGTGTCGCCGTCAAGATCCAGCGTGAAGGGCAGGGTGAGCGGCACGCTTTGATCCTTGATCGTGAGTGTCCCATCGGCGACATAGCCGTCGGTCTGCCGGATCAGATCTGCGGTGAACGTGGCCGTCGGGAAGTCGGCGGCGTTGAAGTAATCCGCCCCCATTGCCTGATCCGTGACCGATCCCAGCGTGAGCGAGCCGATGGCGATCTGTGTCTCGACGTTGCCTGCGGTGCCCGCGTCGGCGGTTTCGTCGAACTGGATGGCGGCGGTCCAATCGGCAAAGCGCCCGGTGACGTCGGAGTTGAACTGGTTGACGGTAATCGCGATCTCACCCTCCTGCACGGCCCAGTCTGAGGCAACCTCATCAAGCGTGGCGGCCTGAACCGTGCTGGCGTGGGGCTGGTAGAGGCCGAAGGCGCCCGCACCGGCGAGGACGGCGGCCCAGATAGCAACGGCGGCAGCGGCGGGTTTGGCGGCGCCGGTATGCGACAGGGGGCTGCCCGCGGTGGCCCC
Protein-coding regions in this window:
- a CDS encoding YceI family protein: MKSLLLGALLSATAGMALAADKYTLDSSHSQVVFSYNHLGFSTTYGMFSGFEGEIMFDAENPEASSVSVSMPTKSMFTGWEQREAHFMSDDFFGATDEDVITFTSTGIEVTGDNTAKITGDLTMNDVTKSVVLDATLNQAGDNPMAGKPWLGFDATTTLLRSDFNVGKFAPNVSDEVEVQISLEAGAAE
- a CDS encoding cytochrome b/b6 domain-containing protein — translated: MPLSNTATTYGSVTRAFHWLTALLVITLIPVAVVANRLPYETSEQLATKAWLFSLHKTLGVAVFAVALLRILWAISQPKPSPLHHEKRMQTFLAETAHWLLYGSLVLAPLSGWVHHAATEGFAPIWWPFGQNLPLIPKSESVAAITYGLHWVFGKVMAATIALHILGALKHQLIDRDATLARMTRGATAGSPLSHTGAAKPAAAAVAIWAAVLAGAGAFGLYQPHASTVQAATLDEVASDWAVQEGEIAITVNQFNSDVTGRFADWTAAIQFDETADAGTAGNVETQIAIGSLTLGSVTDQAMGADYFNAADFPTATFTADLIRQTDGYVADGTLTIKDQSVPLTLPFTLDLDGDTARMQAQTTLDRRDFGIGDNMTDESSLKFGVTVDINLTATRAAPE